In one window of Brassica rapa cultivar Chiifu-401-42 chromosome A07, CAAS_Brap_v3.01, whole genome shotgun sequence DNA:
- the LOC103832293 gene encoding uncharacterized protein LOC103832293 yields MARSDIYIAIPFSTPFDPTIFVTGFTHWTRAHFKGQRYNIMDSNIAESWNGAIKEAREYPLIMMLEYIRTTVMGWLALRRAKANDEKGTLTPNVRKLVEENYDLSTVLAVRDISELEFQVQDPRGECFTVNLAVGSCSCREYDEIGIPCPHALAASSKVGFPSDAMVEPAYRVPTWRQGFAGKIYPVPSVGGSQVGSSTTAELLPPAVRRPSGRPRKVRIKSRGEFKKSGQSSSNRRCARCGRTGHNRASCRNPI; encoded by the exons ATGGCACGTAGTGATATATACATTGCCATTCCATTTTCGACCCCATTTGACCCGACTATCTTCGTCACAGGGTTTACGCACTGGACAAGAGCACACTTCAAAGGTCAAAGATACAATATCATGGACTCCAACATAGCTGAGTCATGGAATGGCGCCATTAAAGAAGCAAGAGAGTACCCACTGATCATGATGCTCGAGTACATACGTACAACGGTGATGGGTTGGTTGGCATTGCGTCGTGCAAAAGCAAACGACGAGAAGGGAACATTGACACCAAACGTGCGTAAACTTGTTGAAGAAAACTATGACCTCTCAACTGTCTTAGCTGTGCGTGATATAAGTGAACTAGAGTTCCAAGTGCAAGACCCTAGGGGAGAGTGTTTCACTGTTAACTTAGCCGTTGGGAGTTGTTCTTGTAGAGAGTATGACGAAATTGGAATCCCCTGTCCGCATGCTCTAGCAGCATCCTCGAAGGTTGGGTTTCCATCTGACGCAATGGTTGAACCAGCGTATCGGGTCCCAACATGGAGACAAGGATTTGCTGGAAAAATTTACCCAGTTCCTTCGGTTGGTGGGTCACAAGTAGGTTCTTCTACAACGGCCGAACTTCTTCCCCCTGCAGTCCGCAGACCATCTGGACGTCCTAGGAAGGTTCGCATAAAGTCTCGGGGAGAGTTCAAG AAGTCAGGACAATCATCATCAAACAGGAGATGCGCACGTTGTGGCCGGACTGGACACAACAGGGCATCTTGCCGCAATCCTATATGA